A DNA window from Macadamia integrifolia cultivar HAES 741 chromosome 4, SCU_Mint_v3, whole genome shotgun sequence contains the following coding sequences:
- the LOC122075171 gene encoding GDSL esterase/lipase At5g14450-like has product MYGMRLKKMELAKRVMVFGLLLSWAVLSIEVLAVTTEVLPSCDFPAVYNFGDSNSDTGGISAAFLPITLPYGETFFRKPSGRSCDGRLVIDFIAEHLALPYLSAYLDSVGSNYRHGANFATGGSTIRQQNESIFVAGISPFSLDFQVAQFTQFKARSINLYNQARNKSSSSDLAKLPIPSDFSKALYTLDIGQNDLSVGFRTMSDAQLRATIPDIVDKFSTAVQQLYQQGARTFWVHNTGPIGCLPTFMFYLGTPKPGVLDQHGCLKSHNDMAEEFNRQLKDRVIKLRKQLPRAALTYVDIYTAKSKLISNASDQGFVAPLKVCCGYHEGWNHVWCGTKGKINNGSEVYGASCKNPLSYIMWDGVHYSEAANKWIAGNILFGGLTDPPVPLLRACYRDTNM; this is encoded by the exons ATGGGCGGTTTTAAGCATAGAAGTGCTGGCGGTGACGACTGAGGTTTTACCCTCATGTGATTTTCCGGCGGTCTACAACTTCGGTGACTCCAACTCCGATACTGGAGGTATATCAGCTGCGTTTCTCCCGATTACTTTACCATATGGCGAGACCTTCTTCCGCAAACCGTCGGGAAGGTCCTGCGATGGGCGTCTCGTTATAGACTTCATTG CTGAGCATTTGGCTTTACCATACTTGAGCGCGTATCTGGATTCGGTGGGAAGCAACTACCGGCATGGAGCGAATTTCGCGACGGGTGGATCCACCATCCGGCAGCAGAATGAGAGCATATTCGTGGCAGGGATAAGCCCTTTCTCCCTCGACTTCCAGGTCGCCCAGTTTACCCAGTTCAAAGCACGCTCTATCAACCTCTACAATCAAG CGAGGAACAAATCTAGCAGTAGTGATCTGGCGAAACTGCCGATACCCAGTGACTTCTCCAAGGCTTTGTATACGCTGGACATTGGACAGAATGATCTCTCGGTGGGGTTCAGGACGATGAGCGACGCCCAGCTTCGAGCTACCATTCCTGACATTGTTGATAAGTTCTCTACAGCAGTTCAG CAACTGTACCAACAAGGGGCGAGGACGTTCTGGGTACATAACACAGGACCCATCGGTTGCTTGCCCACGTTCATGTTTTACCTTGGTACACCAAAGCCTGGAGTTCTGGATCAGCATGGGTGTCTCAAGTCTCACAACGACATGGCTGAGGAGTTCAACAGGCAACTCAAGGACAGAGTGATCAAACTCAGGAAACAACTCCCCCGTGCGGCCTTGACATATGTCGATATTTATACAGCCAAATCAAAACTTATCTCCAATGCCAGTGATCAAG GGTTCGTTGCTCCTCTGAAGGTATGTTGTGGGTACCATGAAGGATGGAATCATGTGTGGTGTGGAACGAAGGGGAAAATTAATAATGGTAGCGAGGTCTATGGTGCTTCTTGTAAGAACCCTTTAAGCTACATTatgtgggatggagttcactACTCTGAGGCAGCAAACAAGTGGATTGCAGGCAATATTCTCTTTGGTGGACTGACCGACCCACCGGTTCCTCTCCTTAGAGCATGTTACAGGGATACTAACATGTAG